The stretch of DNA CCGAGGTTGTCGACGCCGTCGCCGCCCTTCAGCTCGTCGTCGCCCAGGCCCCCGAGCAGCGCATCGTCGCCCAGGCCGCCGTCCAGCTTGTCGGCGCCGTCTCCGCCGTCGATCTGGTCGTTGCCGTCCTCGCCGGTGCAGAGGTCGTCGCCCGGGCCCCCGCCGATCTTGTCGTCGCCCAGGCCCCCGGCGAGGGTGTCGTTGCCGCCGTCGCCCGTCAAGTTGTCGGCGCCGTCTCCGCCGGCCAGCGTGTCGTTGCCGTCGCCGCCGCTCAGCGTGTCGTTGCCGTCGCCGCCGGCGATGTCGTCGGCGTCCGCGCCGCCCTCGACCGCGTCATTGCCCGATCCGCCCACGAGCTTGTCGCTGCCGGCATCGCCGTCGATCTTGTCGTTGCCGTCGCCGCCGGCGACGTCGTCGTTGCCCGCACCGCCGGCAACCGAATCGTTGCCCGCGCCGCCGGTGATCGTGTCGTTGCCCGCGCCGCCGCTGATCTGGTCCTCGCCGGCCGAGCCGAAGAGCTTGTCGTCGCCGTCGCCGCCGGCCAGCCTGTTGCCTTCGTCTCCCGACACGATGGCATCGTCGCCGGCCCCGCCGCTCAGCACGCTGCCGGTCGCCAGGCCGCCGCCCTCGTCATCCAGGAGCAGCGCGTCGGGTCCCTTGCCGCCGTCGATCGCTACCTGCAGCGACCCGCTGGCGGTTTCTTCCGTGTCGAATGCGATCAGGTTGGCCTCGTCGTTGCCCTCGATGCGCAGCGATTCGGTGGCGGCCTGGACGGCGTAGCCCGATCCCACGTTGCCTACCAGGCGCGGCTGCTTGAACCACGCCCCGTCGACGTTGACCAGCAGATCCGCCCCCTTGGCGCGGACCCAGGCGTTCTTGGCGCCGGCGTTGAGCTTGAGCACGCCGTTGCTGTAGCTGAAGGGGAGGTTGCCCGACAGGGCGTTGAGCTTCGTGGCATCGAATGCCAGCCGGGTCGGCCGGGTACCGGCTTTCAAGCCCAGGGCCGCGGCGCCGAAGTCGAAGGCGACCTTGACGAGGCTCGCGCCGCCGCTTCCCCCGCCCGCCGTGCCGCCCGACGTGGTATCGCCCCCGGTCGCGCCGCCGGAGCCGGTGCCGGTCGCGGCCGGGGTCTTGTCCCCGCCGCCGGCCAGGATCGGGAGCAAGGCGTTGCATCCAGGCGTGACCAGCAGGGCGACGGCCAGGAATGCGTTTAGCAAGACCTTCTGCATATGGTGCTCCTCCCCTGGATGATCAGGCCGGAT from Candidatus Tanganyikabacteria bacterium encodes:
- a CDS encoding calcium-binding protein; this encodes MQKVLLNAFLAVALLVTPGCNALLPILAGGGDKTPAATGTGSGGATGGDTTSGGTAGGGSGGASLVKVAFDFGAAALGLKAGTRPTRLAFDATKLNALSGNLPFSYSNGVLKLNAGAKNAWVRAKGADLLVNVDGAWFKQPRLVGNVGSGYAVQAATESLRIEGNDEANLIAFDTEETASGSLQVAIDGGKGPDALLLDDEGGGLATGSVLSGGAGDDAIVSGDEGNRLAGGDGDDKLFGSAGEDQISGGAGNDTITGGAGNDSVAGGAGNDDVAGGDGNDKIDGDAGSDKLVGGSGNDAVEGGADADDIAGGDGNDTLSGGDGNDTLAGGDGADNLTGDGGNDTLAGGLGDDKIGGGPGDDLCTGEDGNDQIDGGDGADKLDGGLGDDALLGGLGDDELKGGDGVDNLGGGDGLDTMYGGAGDDLLAGGEGNDKIYGDAGNDKLDGDNGNDTLDGGLGDDTAQGGDGADALLGGEGADTLSGGLGNDSLDGGLGNDNLAGDAGTDDLAGGAGDDKLAGGADDDTIAGGDGSDQLDGGLGADTLSGGLDNDTMLGGEGADTLDGGAGDDILAGGDGNDVAKGGLGNDKIEGGLGNDDLQGEDGTDVLEGGDGTDTISGGLGDDKLEGGAGDDTLAGGEGDDILIGDAGNDALDGGLGNDQLQGGDGTDQVDGGVGTDETVGDATGDTLTGNEGQDTTFAETPDMGTVDAKDAPASITVPGAGDVTPPDTISVPDAGEVEIPETGGAAA